In Oncorhynchus clarkii lewisi isolate Uvic-CL-2024 chromosome 2, UVic_Ocla_1.0, whole genome shotgun sequence, one DNA window encodes the following:
- the LOC139369771 gene encoding troponin I, fast skeletal muscle-like isoform X2: MSEKKMTSSRRHHLKSLVLQIAFELIEVEKKEAEQVKNNFMAEIPGLDLSGDQATLMEMLKKMAHTIDKIDEDRYDAEAKVMKADKEIEDLKMKVIEIQGMKKPALKKVRMSADAMLQALLGTKHKASMDFRANLKEVKKEVKEEAADAVGDWRKNVDEQAGMDGRMKKFQG; encoded by the exons AGCTTGGTGCTCCAGATAGCATTTGAGCTGATTGAAGTCGAGAAAAAGGAGGCTGAGCAGGTGAAAAACAATTTCATGGCTGAGATCCCTGGCCTGGATTTGTCTGGAGATCAAGCGACGCTGATG GAAATGCTCAAAAAGATGGCCCATACCATTGACAAGATTGATGAGGACAGATATGATGCAGAAGCAAAAGTGATGAAGGCTGACAAAGAG ATTGAGGACTTGAAGATGAAAGTGATTGAGATCCAGGGCATGAAGAAGCCAGCCCTGAAGAAAGTGCGTATGTCTGCTGATGCTATGCTCCAGGCTCTGCTGGGCACCAAGCACAAGGCTTCCATGGATTTCAGAGCGAACTTGAAAGAAGTGAAGAAGGAGGTCAAAGAGGAG GCAGCGGATGCAGTTGGTGACTGGCGCAAGAACGTTGATGAACAGGCTGGCATGGACGGCAGGATGAAGAAGTTTCAGGGTTAA